The genomic region accaaatccactcacaaggcattggtcggcccagggctatagcagaagacacttgcccaagatgccacgcactgggactgaacccagaaccatgtggttggttagcaagctacttacctcacagccactcctgcgcctatacaatcTCTTCAACTCTCTCTGACTCGGTCctgatatttttcaattttttgggGGTTGCTTTGGAATCCGCTCTATTGTCACATGACATTGCAAAGTCTTTGAGTTGACACTGACAGAATtcttagcatgccagacaaaatgctttgtggcatcgCCCCCAGTTTTACATTTTGAAGCTCAAATtttaccaaagttgactttgccctccgtcatttcagggttgataaactagATACCAATTAAgtgctagggttgatgtaattgacttaactcccCCATCTCAAAATTGCCggacttgtgtcaaaattagaaaccattatcatcatcattatcaccttctCACTGTCATTGATTAAGCATTGTTTATAagttcctttgttttgtttttccctttttcaTTTTTACAGCCACCCATCAAGTCCAACAAATACCTGTTGGTAAGTACACACTTATCTCCCTTTGATTTattcaaattaaattattataaattattatttttattattattattattgagtgagagagcagtgtatgccatcaaagtaacactggggtaaaatatacgaagcccagtatacccatcatgaatacccgtctgataagggtacaccaggcacatgcattgcaaccatatgtgcatgacatggtgatctcacatcaagataaacagtgcatgaccttgcaggtgggggccagttagaattttcttctggtcgagtaacccatcctactcaaaaggtccccgaataagggttgtttaaggatgttgaacgaaacacccatatttccagaggtgaattattcaaaccccaaagaattcctcttaacacatggctatgatgctcccccactacttctgctcgtgatcagaggtgcacatatcgtcagccactaagggacatgctcaactggttacggtcaaacaactaacaagcaaatctgtggtattgagcagaatatttgctgtagcccatctttttataccaagacaaagcaatgtacatgataacacttccaatcagttaagatcagaagacacttgcccaaggtgccacccagtgggaaaaaacccggaaccatgtggttggtaagcaagctacttaccacacagccactcctgcaccctagatatatatatatgtttttatatatgcatgtgtaagtgtgtgtgtgtgcctgtgagacATTCGcacacgtaacacacacacacacacacacacacattttctctctctctctcacacacacacacactctctttctctctcacacacacacacacacattctctctctctctctctctcacacacacacacacactctctctctcacacacacactctctctctcacacacacctctctctctcacacacacacactctctctctcacacacacactctctctctcacacacacactctctctctcacacacactctctctctcacacacacacacacaccattctctctctctctctctcacacacacacacacacacattctctctctctctctctcacacacacacaacacactctctctctcacaccacacacacactctctctctctctctcacacacacacacactctctctctctcacacacacacacacacactctctctctctctctcacacacacacacactctctatctctcacacacattcacccatGTCATAtgtgttatgttttctctttcacAATAATTTCAGTTAACACCCACTCCGCCAGCTACCACCCGTTCCCAGTCTACCCACGCCCCCAGAGACCTTTACTTGGCATTGATGAAATGACCGTCTTGAACATCAACGCACCCATTTTCAAAAAGGAAGGAGGATACTTCTACCAGAACAGTCCTTCCTACAGTAGCTATCCCATATACAAGACCTATCCACAATACCACTACCCACAAACCTACCACCATTCCCATACCACCCACCACTCCATCGTACCCTACTATTATGGACATGGAGGATATGGAGGATACGGAGGATATGGAGGATACGGTCATGGAGGATTTGGAGGATACGGTCATGGAGGATTTGGAGGATACGGTCATGGAGGATTTGGAGGATACGGTCATGGAGGATATGGAGGATACGGTCATGGTTTTGGTTATGGTCATGGTCATAGTTATTA from Octopus sinensis linkage group LG29, ASM634580v1, whole genome shotgun sequence harbors:
- the LOC115225952 gene encoding prisilkin-39-like isoform X1, giving the protein MAFMYMLFGLLAAATLFNPTAYGSNFGQVSSFQGSQGYGYGGIPGIGGIASSIGAGSLGNGINVIGGIDGAGISGYPYGGYGGIGAGLTFPGYSFGYGYPGIGQSHFSQLSHIPVTTHQVQQIPVVNTHSASYHPFPVYPRPQRPLLGIDEMTVLNINAPIFKKEGGYFYQNSPSYSSYPIYKTYPQYHYPQTYHHSHTTHHSIVPYYYGHGGYGGYGGYGGYGHGGFGGYGHGGFGGYGHGGFGGYGHGGYGGYGHGFGYGHGHSYYGGHNGYPYGGYGHHYGYPYYGHGHY
- the LOC115225952 gene encoding shematrin-like protein 3 isoform X2, translated to MAFMYMLFGLLAAATLFNPTAYGSNFGQVSSFQGSQGYGYGGIPGIGGIASSIGAGSLGNGINVIGGIDGAGISGYPYGGYGGIGAGLTFPGYSFGYGYPGIGQSHFTTHQVQQIPVVNTHSASYHPFPVYPRPQRPLLGIDEMTVLNINAPIFKKEGGYFYQNSPSYSSYPIYKTYPQYHYPQTYHHSHTTHHSIVPYYYGHGGYGGYGGYGGYGHGGFGGYGHGGFGGYGHGGFGGYGHGGYGGYGHGFGYGHGHSYYGGHNGYPYGGYGHHYGYPYYGHGHY
- the LOC115225952 gene encoding shematrin-like protein 1 isoform X5, producing the protein MAFMYMLFGLLAAATLFNPTGSQGYGYGGIPGIGGIASSIGAGSLGNGINVIGGIDGAGISGYPYGGYGGIGAGLTFPGYSFGYGYPGIGQSHFSQLSHIPVTTHQVQQIPVVNTHSASYHPFPVYPRPQRPLLGIDEMTVLNINAPIFKKEGGYFYQNSPSYSSYPIYKTYPQYHYPQTYHHSHTTHHSIVPYYYGHGGYGGYGGYGGYGHGGFGGYGHGGFGGYGHGGFGGYGHGGYGGYGHGFGYGHGHSYYGGHNGYPYGGYGHHYGYPYYGHGHY
- the LOC115225952 gene encoding shematrin-like protein 3 isoform X3 translates to MAFMYMLFGLLAAATLFNPTAYGSNFGQVSSFQGSQGYGYGGIPGIGGIASSIGAGSLGNGINVIGGIDGAGISGYPYGGYGGIGAGLTFPGYSFGYGYPGIGQSHFSQLSHIPVINTHSASYHPFPVYPRPQRPLLGIDEMTVLNINAPIFKKEGGYFYQNSPSYSSYPIYKTYPQYHYPQTYHHSHTTHHSIVPYYYGHGGYGGYGGYGGYGHGGFGGYGHGGFGGYGHGGFGGYGHGGYGGYGHGFGYGHGHSYYGGHNGYPYGGYGHHYGYPYYGHGHY
- the LOC115225952 gene encoding shematrin-like protein 3 isoform X6, producing MAFMYMLFGLLAAATLFNPTAYGSNFGQVSSFQGSQGYGYGGIPGIGGIASSIGAGSLGNGINVIGGIDGAGISGYPYGGYGGIGAGLTFPGYSFGYGYPGIGQSHFINTHSASYHPFPVYPRPQRPLLGIDEMTVLNINAPIFKKEGGYFYQNSPSYSSYPIYKTYPQYHYPQTYHHSHTTHHSIVPYYYGHGGYGGYGGYGGYGHGGFGGYGHGGFGGYGHGGFGGYGHGGYGGYGHGFGYGHGHSYYGGHNGYPYGGYGHHYGYPYYGHGHY